The proteins below are encoded in one region of Fimbriimonadaceae bacterium:
- a CDS encoding DUF2089 domain-containing protein encodes MSRWKHGENGELHDLPTECPVTHQALFVSELASEDGSVTIRGRFRLPSLARLDPEQQRLLEVFLRSRGTITTMEKELGLSYPTVRSRIDGLLQALGLEPYREATKKPKSEVDRGAILEELESGKITAAQAKARLRGEEVR; translated from the coding sequence ATGAGCCGCTGGAAGCATGGAGAAAACGGTGAGCTGCATGACTTGCCGACCGAATGCCCGGTGACGCACCAGGCCCTTTTCGTGAGCGAACTCGCTTCGGAAGACGGGTCCGTCACAATACGGGGCAGGTTCCGCCTGCCCAGTCTCGCCCGGCTGGACCCGGAGCAGCAACGCCTGTTGGAGGTCTTCCTCCGCTCGCGGGGCACCATCACGACGATGGAAAAGGAGCTGGGGCTGAGCTACCCGACGGTCCGCTCTCGCATCGACGGTCTTCTCCAGGCGCTCGGCCTGGAGCCGTACCGCGAGGCGACGAAGAAGCCGAAGTCGGAAGTGGACCGCGGGGCGATCCTGGAAGAATTGGAGAGCGGGAAGATCACGGCAGCCCAAGCGAAGGCGAGACTGCGTGGGGAGGAAGTGCGATGA
- a CDS encoding glycosyltransferase family 9 protein, translating to MRRFEGRGLGRSPRIAVVGNDALGNFVVLTPLFQALARQYGPPPHYFGGTRVAELAAASDLLAGFHPLFGVDPRGFVESLPAEPFDLVVNVESTPWAKAAAAILAGPEGLVCGPCLDAEGRGDLPFGDDPRSQLWQDSDWTAPDLVERYPFLDSGFIGGLFCRLAYCQGEVPGYALPSSEPPVPTPPILVATAASLPEKLWPVEKWVALVEKLLALGEVGLLGAPPKAQSKYWVGASDEDRLVEAGARDLRGRFSLPEVVGALARARLVVSLDNGVLHLVCATRTPVIGLFREGVHRLWAPPVENLTVLTPPAGRPASEISLDQIDERLNFLKEHGPF from the coding sequence GTGCGTCGTTTCGAGGGCAGGGGTCTTGGCCGGTCACCCCGCATCGCCGTTGTCGGCAACGACGCCCTGGGCAATTTTGTCGTCCTGACGCCGCTCTTCCAGGCCCTGGCCCGCCAATACGGTCCGCCGCCCCATTACTTCGGTGGGACCCGGGTGGCGGAGCTCGCCGCCGCGAGCGACCTTCTCGCCGGTTTCCACCCGCTCTTCGGGGTAGACCCTCGCGGCTTTGTGGAGTCGCTGCCGGCCGAACCCTTCGACCTTGTCGTGAACGTCGAGTCCACGCCCTGGGCGAAGGCGGCGGCTGCGATCCTCGCCGGGCCGGAGGGCCTTGTCTGCGGCCCGTGCCTGGACGCCGAGGGCCGTGGAGACCTGCCGTTCGGCGACGACCCAAGGTCGCAACTCTGGCAAGACTCCGATTGGACCGCTCCGGATCTTGTCGAGCGATACCCTTTTCTGGACTCGGGCTTCATCGGGGGGCTCTTTTGCCGGCTGGCCTATTGCCAGGGCGAGGTGCCGGGCTATGCCCTTCCGTCGAGCGAGCCTCCTGTCCCGACACCGCCGATCTTGGTCGCCACCGCCGCGAGCCTTCCCGAGAAGCTTTGGCCGGTGGAAAAATGGGTCGCGCTTGTGGAAAAGCTCCTTGCCCTAGGCGAGGTCGGACTCCTCGGGGCACCGCCCAAGGCCCAGTCGAAATACTGGGTCGGAGCAAGCGACGAGGACCGTCTTGTCGAGGCCGGCGCCCGCGACCTCCGGGGCCGTTTTTCGCTTCCAGAAGTCGTCGGGGCGCTGGCCCGGGCCCGCCTTGTGGTCTCCTTGGACAACGGTGTCCTGCACCTGGTCTGCGCCACCCGGACCCCCGTCATCGGCCTCTTCCGCGAAGGGGTGCACCGCCTCTGGGCCCCCCCGGTGGAAAACTTGACGGTGCTCACCCCGCCGGCCGGCCGGCCCGCCTCAGAAATTTCTCTTGACCAAATCGACGAGAGGTTGAATTTTTTGAAGGAACATGGTCCCTTTTGA
- a CDS encoding N-acetylmuramic acid 6-phosphate etherase, with protein sequence MGTESRNPRSIGLDKMSAREIVRLMNEEEVAAHRAVSTAEAEVAAAIERAAEAYQAGGRIIYVGAGTSGRVAQMDVAEMVPTFGLEPGRFVAVVPDGPADASEEDEPEDSESAAILSLNKLELSLADIVVAIGASGRTPFVVGAARHAGQKGVWTCGICNNRGAPLLQAVDLPILIDTGPEVLTGSTRLKAATAQKLVLNQISTGAMVLSGKVVENLMVDVRAGNSKLRERAVLILRDLTTLHEDEAERLLDAHNWNVRHVLSIVRASEASPVPSTAL encoded by the coding sequence ATGGGCACCGAAAGCCGAAACCCCCGTTCCATCGGACTCGACAAGATGTCGGCCCGCGAAATCGTGCGGCTGATGAACGAAGAAGAAGTCGCCGCCCACCGCGCCGTCTCGACCGCAGAAGCGGAGGTCGCCGCCGCCATCGAGAGAGCGGCAGAGGCCTACCAGGCGGGCGGCCGCATCATTTATGTCGGGGCGGGCACCAGCGGCCGCGTCGCCCAGATGGACGTCGCGGAGATGGTGCCGACCTTTGGCCTGGAGCCTGGTCGGTTCGTGGCCGTCGTCCCGGACGGTCCCGCCGACGCCTCCGAAGAGGACGAGCCGGAGGACTCCGAATCGGCCGCCATCCTCAGCCTGAACAAGTTGGAACTGAGCCTCGCCGACATCGTCGTGGCGATAGGCGCCTCAGGGCGGACGCCCTTCGTCGTCGGCGCCGCCCGCCATGCGGGCCAGAAAGGCGTCTGGACCTGCGGGATCTGCAACAACCGGGGGGCCCCCCTGCTCCAGGCCGTCGACCTTCCGATCCTTATCGACACCGGCCCCGAGGTGCTCACCGGGTCTACCCGGCTGAAGGCCGCCACTGCCCAAAAACTCGTCCTCAACCAGATTTCGACCGGCGCGATGGTGCTGAGCGGAAAAGTCGTGGAGAACTTGATGGTCGACGTGAGGGCTGGGAACAGCAAGCTCCGCGAGCGGGCCGTGCTCATCCTGCGCGACCTTACGACGCTTCACGAGGACGAAGCCGAGCGGCTCCTGGACGCCCACAACTGGAACGTGCGGCACGTCCTTTCCATCGTGCGGGCCAGCGAGGCATCGCCCGTTCCCAGCACCGCGCTCTAG
- the mazG gene encoding nucleoside triphosphate pyrophosphohydrolase: protein MRQVFEALERLGYSGSLQVHSAPTVLVPDERAHQVLLGFGGRIGEALRKLSGRFGPETPCVVLDGKPLQTTLGEAAKGSADFLVVPRTARERPGGVYGLVDVVDRLLGPGGCPWDQAQTHGSLRRHLIEEAYELVDAIDAGDGAKMLEELGDVLLQPVMHAQMEALAGNWDIDAVAAAITEKLVRRHPHVFGDVKAEDAEQVLRNWDAIKKAEKGGQDSILGGVPRSLPALLRAFEVSKRAARAGFEWPSLDGVWEKLAEEEDELRAAPPERQAEEIGDLLFTVVNLARWMKVEPEDALRQMVDRFTARFQAMEAATERPLAELSAQEWDELWRRAKRGLGPEPNA, encoded by the coding sequence ATGCGGCAGGTCTTCGAGGCTTTGGAGCGGCTCGGCTATTCCGGGTCGCTCCAAGTGCATTCCGCCCCCACCGTGCTCGTGCCGGACGAGCGCGCCCACCAAGTGTTGCTCGGGTTCGGTGGACGGATCGGCGAGGCGCTCCGCAAGCTTTCTGGCCGCTTCGGGCCGGAGACGCCTTGCGTCGTCCTGGACGGTAAGCCGCTCCAGACCACTTTAGGCGAGGCCGCGAAGGGCAGCGCAGACTTCCTCGTCGTCCCCCGCACGGCCCGTGAGCGGCCGGGCGGCGTCTATGGGCTCGTGGACGTCGTGGACCGGCTGCTCGGCCCGGGCGGCTGCCCCTGGGACCAGGCGCAGACCCACGGGAGCCTCCGCCGCCACCTCATCGAGGAGGCGTACGAGCTGGTCGACGCGATCGACGCGGGCGACGGCGCGAAAATGCTTGAAGAGCTTGGCGACGTCCTGCTACAGCCCGTGATGCACGCGCAGATGGAGGCGCTCGCCGGCAACTGGGACATTGACGCGGTGGCCGCCGCGATCACGGAGAAGCTCGTCCGCCGCCATCCGCACGTGTTCGGCGACGTCAAAGCCGAGGACGCCGAGCAGGTGCTCCGCAACTGGGACGCGATCAAGAAGGCCGAGAAGGGAGGGCAGGACTCCATCCTGGGGGGTGTGCCGCGCTCGCTTCCCGCCCTGCTTCGAGCCTTTGAGGTCAGCAAGCGCGCGGCGCGCGCAGGCTTCGAGTGGCCCTCGCTCGACGGAGTCTGGGAAAAGCTCGCGGAGGAGGAGGACGAGCTGCGCGCGGCTCCGCCCGAACGGCAGGCGGAGGAGATCGGCGACCTCCTGTTCACGGTGGTGAACTTGGCGCGTTGGATGAAGGTGGAGCCCGAAGACGCCCTCCGGCAGATGGTGGATCGCTTCACCGCGCGGTTCCAGGCCATGGAGGCCGCAACGGAGAGGCCGCTGGCCGAGCTCTCCGCCCAAGAGTGGGACGAACTCTGGCGACGGGCCAAGCGCGGCTTGGGCCCCGAGCCCAACGCCTAG
- a CDS encoding peptidyl-prolyl cis-trans isomerase, translating to MRAAALTLALAAAAAFGQTSPAKTMVVVNGQAIMGGQYLKRMEVLPGVGQLVNDKFIPATPGFLTLNKLINETLMLQLAKEKGVYPSDQEIQKSYDERLKQNPDILKAFQTIGFTEADFRYDVLIQLVEFKLVTMGVNITAQEVENFYKENPSSFSHEKLYRLRVITVKGPAARESVDSALAMKKPFGEVARQYSTDATKAQEGLVGDVPETALGEAYTSVIKNREKGYVSSWLERDGASIKLFVEDVIPAKALPLDAELRESIRRDLMVTRGQVKNDLNAMMAEFRKKAKIEYQGTAFDAQLKQLFGGQ from the coding sequence ATGAGAGCTGCCGCCCTAACGCTTGCGCTCGCCGCCGCCGCCGCCTTTGGCCAGACCTCGCCCGCGAAGACCATGGTCGTCGTGAACGGGCAAGCGATCATGGGCGGCCAGTACCTGAAGCGTATGGAGGTGCTGCCCGGTGTCGGCCAACTTGTGAACGACAAGTTCATCCCTGCTACTCCAGGGTTCCTGACCCTGAACAAGCTCATCAACGAGACCCTGATGCTCCAGCTCGCCAAGGAGAAGGGGGTCTACCCCTCCGACCAAGAGATCCAGAAGTCTTACGATGAGCGCCTCAAGCAAAACCCGGACATTTTGAAGGCTTTCCAGACGATCGGGTTCACCGAGGCAGACTTCCGCTACGACGTCCTTATCCAGCTTGTGGAGTTCAAGCTTGTGACGATGGGCGTGAACATTACCGCCCAAGAAGTGGAGAACTTTTACAAGGAGAACCCCAGCTCCTTCAGCCATGAGAAGCTCTACCGTCTGCGCGTGATCACGGTGAAGGGCCCGGCCGCGCGGGAATCGGTGGATTCGGCCTTGGCCATGAAGAAGCCGTTCGGCGAGGTCGCCCGGCAGTACAGCACCGACGCGACCAAGGCCCAAGAGGGCCTGGTCGGCGACGTGCCGGAAACCGCCTTGGGCGAGGCTTACACGTCCGTCATCAAGAACCGCGAGAAGGGTTACGTCAGCTCATGGTTGGAACGGGACGGGGCGAGCATCAAGCTGTTCGTGGAGGACGTGATCCCGGCCAAGGCCCTGCCCCTTGATGCCGAGCTTCGCGAATCCATCCGGCGCGACCTCATGGTCACGCGCGGCCAGGTGAAGAACGACCTGAACGCGATGATGGCGGAGTTTCGCAAGAAGGCGAAGATCGAGTATCAAGGCACCGCCTTCGACGCCCAGCTGAAGCAACTCTTTGGCGGGCAATAG
- a CDS encoding terminase family protein: protein MVSFLERLREIWEPHPGQLEFLLNPSKYKVLACGRRWGKTAACAVTIVHSLLLPTKTEQLILAPTQNQAAILFEAALELLHQFTEEKPKVRATPYPKLWHGENVLTARSGHAPRSLRGQGASRVIVDEAAYVPESLVTEVALPMLATTDGELVLISTPRGRNHFWRFFLLGQRGESGFWSRQAPSSESPLVSAKFLALQRELVSERAYAVEYEAAFRDNSEQVFRTDAVEACRTDAALAVADSPVQIGVDWARYNDYTAIAVLAGDREEARLVALERFSNVSWAEAADRVAKIVASYPGSSVLCDKTGVGDPALEALQSRLPGHRVEGFVFSARSKGEIIENLSWLIDRKALRMNPHPDLLRELEHFEAVQKGEGGPRLGASNGFHDDLVIALALAAHLLRRSGAARIQLSGGRRFL, encoded by the coding sequence ATGGTCTCGTTCCTCGAGCGCTTGCGGGAGATCTGGGAGCCCCACCCCGGCCAGCTCGAGTTCCTGCTCAATCCGAGCAAGTACAAGGTCCTCGCGTGTGGGCGCAGGTGGGGCAAGACGGCGGCCTGCGCCGTCACCATCGTCCACTCCCTCCTCCTGCCCACAAAGACCGAGCAGCTCATCCTGGCCCCGACCCAGAACCAGGCGGCGATCCTCTTCGAGGCCGCACTTGAACTGCTCCACCAGTTCACGGAGGAGAAGCCGAAGGTTCGCGCCACGCCCTACCCCAAGCTCTGGCACGGCGAGAACGTGCTTACCGCGCGGTCCGGCCACGCCCCACGCTCGCTCCGAGGGCAGGGCGCCTCGCGCGTCATCGTCGACGAGGCCGCGTATGTGCCAGAGAGCCTGGTCACAGAGGTCGCCCTCCCGATGCTCGCCACGACCGACGGGGAGCTCGTCCTCATCAGCACGCCCCGCGGGCGCAACCACTTCTGGCGGTTTTTCCTCTTGGGACAGCGCGGCGAAAGCGGGTTTTGGAGCCGGCAGGCGCCCTCCTCAGAGTCCCCCCTGGTCTCGGCCAAATTCCTCGCCCTGCAGCGCGAACTCGTGAGCGAGCGGGCTTATGCGGTCGAGTACGAAGCCGCGTTTCGCGACAACTCCGAGCAGGTCTTTCGCACCGATGCGGTCGAGGCCTGCCGCACGGACGCAGCGCTGGCTGTGGCCGACTCTCCCGTGCAGATCGGCGTCGACTGGGCCCGGTACAACGACTACACCGCCATCGCCGTGCTGGCCGGCGACCGCGAGGAAGCCCGCCTTGTCGCGCTCGAACGGTTCTCGAACGTCTCCTGGGCCGAGGCGGCCGACCGCGTCGCGAAGATCGTCGCGAGCTACCCCGGATCCTCCGTACTGTGCGACAAGACGGGGGTCGGCGACCCGGCCCTGGAGGCCCTGCAAAGCCGCTTGCCGGGCCACCGGGTCGAGGGGTTCGTCTTCTCGGCGAGGTCGAAGGGCGAGATCATCGAGAACCTCTCGTGGCTCATCGACCGCAAGGCGCTGCGGATGAACCCGCACCCCGACCTCCTGCGCGAGCTCGAGCACTTCGAGGCCGTGCAGAAAGGGGAGGGTGGCCCCCGGCTCGGCGCCAGCAACGGCTTTCACGACGACCTGGTGATCGCGCTCGCCCTCGCCGCCCACCTTCTCCGGCGGTCGGGGGCGGCGCGGATCCAGCTGAGTGGCGGCCGCCGTTTTCTCTGA
- a CDS encoding DUF935 family protein, translated as MLKLFKKQKPPVERETAPQLTLWERQALATPGATLGKLPYATYDEMLKDSMVQTVTTLKKLSVLAAGWKLEPTDDSPAARERADFVTCAFDRMEGSPASILHSAMDAFVKGWSVQELVFRRESGQVWLEAVRAKDPSLFGFEVDAFGRMSGLTLAVPGEPARSLPRGKFVVYVHRQDYARPQGRSDLDAAYRHWQAKAGLLAGWRIHLEKFAMPTVTGRYERGLPVDEQNAILRALQDIQNSTAVVFPNEIQVGLLGGGSSAANGFLEAIEFHNREIARAVLGQTLTTDEGRRVGSLALGKVHLQILLLQIGAVRRELADSVMTEQVVRPLVELNFGKGLVPKFRFEENVLSAFSTGEV; from the coding sequence ATGCTGAAACTCTTCAAGAAACAGAAGCCACCGGTCGAAAGGGAGACCGCGCCGCAGCTCACGCTCTGGGAACGCCAAGCCTTGGCGACCCCGGGCGCCACCCTCGGCAAGCTCCCCTATGCGACCTATGACGAGATGCTGAAGGACTCGATGGTCCAGACCGTGACGACCCTCAAGAAGCTTTCCGTCCTCGCCGCAGGCTGGAAGCTGGAACCCACGGACGACTCGCCCGCCGCGCGCGAGCGCGCCGACTTCGTCACATGCGCCTTCGACCGAATGGAAGGGTCGCCGGCCTCCATCCTGCACAGCGCCATGGACGCGTTCGTGAAAGGCTGGTCCGTCCAAGAGCTGGTCTTTCGGCGCGAAAGCGGGCAGGTCTGGCTCGAGGCCGTCCGGGCAAAGGACCCCTCTCTCTTCGGGTTCGAAGTCGACGCCTTCGGGCGGATGTCCGGCCTGACCCTCGCCGTGCCGGGGGAACCGGCCAGGAGCCTGCCTCGAGGCAAGTTCGTGGTCTATGTCCACCGGCAGGACTATGCCCGGCCCCAGGGTCGCAGCGACCTGGACGCCGCCTACCGCCACTGGCAGGCCAAAGCGGGCCTGCTCGCTGGTTGGCGGATCCATCTGGAAAAGTTCGCGATGCCGACCGTAACGGGGCGGTACGAGCGGGGGCTCCCGGTGGACGAGCAGAACGCGATCCTCAGGGCCCTGCAGGACATCCAGAACAGCACGGCCGTGGTCTTCCCGAACGAGATCCAGGTCGGGTTGCTGGGCGGCGGCTCCAGCGCCGCCAACGGGTTCTTAGAGGCGATCGAGTTCCACAACCGGGAGATCGCCCGCGCCGTGCTCGGCCAGACCCTGACCACGGACGAGGGCCGCCGGGTGGGGTCGCTCGCCCTGGGAAAGGTCCACCTCCAGATCCTGCTCCTGCAAATCGGGGCGGTCCGGCGGGAGCTGGCGGACTCCGTCATGACCGAGCAGGTCGTCCGCCCCCTGGTAGAGTTGAACTTTGGAAAGGGCCTGGTCCCCAAGTTCCGGTTCGAGGAGAACGTCCTTTCCGCCTTCTCGACCGGGGAAGTTTGA
- the rpsT gene encoding 30S ribosomal protein S20 has product MANLKSSKKDIRRIAKRRVRNQSVRTALKTYIKRAIKTAEAGEKDASSKAVVTAVKYIDKAVKKGVIHKNQAARRKSRMARTANKALAAKA; this is encoded by the coding sequence ATGGCAAACCTGAAGTCGTCAAAGAAGGACATCCGTCGCATCGCGAAGCGCCGGGTTCGAAACCAGTCTGTTAGGACTGCCCTCAAAACGTACATCAAGCGGGCGATCAAGACGGCCGAGGCGGGCGAGAAGGACGCTTCCTCAAAGGCGGTCGTCACCGCGGTGAAGTACATCGACAAGGCGGTCAAGAAGGGAGTCATCCACAAGAACCAAGCCGCCCGGCGCAAGAGCCGGATGGCGCGGACCGCTAACAAGGCTTTGGCCGCAAAAGCCTGA
- the ilvC gene encoding ketol-acid reductoisomerase — protein sequence MTFESSIDPQPLAEKVVAVVGYGNQGRAHALNLRDSGIRVLVGARAGKGAQAAKADGFSPVATSEAVAGSDLVSLLLPDEVAPAVYDAEVAPALGDRPVLVAHGFNVVYEQIAIPLGGFVLVSPGGPGTALREEFVAGRGIPALVAATHDRLMPLALAYGRAIGCARAGLIETTFREETECDLFGEQTVLCGGMPELAAAAFETLVEAGYRPEVAYLECVQQVRLLADLMARYGIAGMLERVSDTAEWGAYEVGRFVIGQESREAMREALGRVRSGDFADKWVQEGAEGKRHLLLRRDEARRRLVETVGARVRNSTP from the coding sequence GTGACGTTTGAATCCTCGATCGATCCCCAACCTTTGGCCGAGAAGGTTGTCGCCGTCGTCGGCTACGGCAACCAAGGGCGGGCGCACGCCCTCAACCTTCGGGATTCAGGGATCCGCGTCCTTGTAGGGGCGCGGGCGGGGAAGGGTGCGCAGGCGGCCAAGGCCGATGGGTTCAGTCCGGTCGCGACTTCGGAGGCGGTTGCGGGGAGCGACCTCGTCTCCTTGCTGCTTCCCGACGAGGTCGCCCCGGCCGTCTACGACGCCGAGGTCGCCCCGGCCCTCGGGGACCGGCCCGTGCTCGTGGCGCACGGCTTCAACGTGGTCTACGAGCAGATCGCGATCCCGCTGGGCGGGTTCGTTTTGGTCTCGCCGGGGGGGCCCGGCACGGCCCTGCGGGAGGAGTTTGTCGCGGGCAGGGGCATCCCCGCTTTGGTCGCGGCCACCCACGACCGGCTCATGCCTTTGGCGCTGGCCTATGGCCGGGCGATCGGCTGCGCCCGGGCGGGCCTGATCGAGACAACGTTCCGCGAGGAGACGGAGTGCGACTTGTTCGGGGAGCAGACCGTGCTGTGCGGGGGGATGCCAGAACTGGCCGCGGCCGCGTTCGAGACCTTGGTCGAGGCTGGGTACCGTCCGGAGGTCGCCTATCTTGAGTGCGTCCAGCAGGTGCGGCTCCTGGCCGACCTCATGGCCCGCTATGGGATCGCGGGCATGCTCGAGCGGGTCAGCGACACGGCGGAGTGGGGCGCTTACGAGGTGGGCCGCTTTGTCATCGGGCAGGAGTCCCGGGAGGCGATGCGCGAGGCCCTGGGCCGGGTGCGCAGCGGCGATTTCGCTGACAAGTGGGTCCAAGAAGGCGCGGAAGGGAAGCGGCACTTGCTCCTGAGGCGCGACGAGGCTCGCCGGCGGCTGGTCGAGACGGTCGGGGCCAGGGTCCGAAACTCAACTCCGTAG
- the trmD gene encoding tRNA (guanosine(37)-N1)-methyltransferase TrmD, translated as MQCHFVTLFPEMVMGAVSHSILARAQAANLASFHTTNPRDFATDKHRSVDDEPYGGGPGMVMMASTIAAAVDSLALPEGTPVVLLDPAAPLFTQRDAVRLSRHSQIVLVCGHYEGVDERVRTQIATEAFSIGDFVLTGGELPALMVADAIVRLLPGVLGDPASHEDDSHSDGLLGFPLYTRPLEFRGEKVPAVLTSGHHGEIAKWRRQQSLIRTRVLRPDLFCKAGLTKGDVDLLYSEPAHSESLQSGEGAMSHE; from the coding sequence ATGCAGTGCCACTTTGTGACCCTTTTCCCGGAGATGGTGATGGGGGCGGTCAGCCACAGCATCCTGGCCCGGGCTCAGGCCGCGAACCTCGCCAGCTTCCACACCACGAACCCCAGGGACTTCGCCACGGATAAGCACCGCAGCGTCGACGACGAGCCCTATGGAGGCGGGCCGGGCATGGTGATGATGGCGTCCACCATCGCCGCGGCGGTCGATTCGCTGGCCCTGCCGGAGGGCACGCCCGTCGTCCTTCTCGACCCCGCCGCTCCGCTCTTCACCCAGCGCGACGCCGTGCGGCTCTCGCGACACTCGCAGATCGTGCTGGTCTGCGGCCACTACGAGGGCGTGGACGAACGGGTCCGGACCCAGATCGCCACAGAAGCCTTCTCGATCGGGGACTTCGTCCTGACGGGCGGGGAGCTGCCCGCCCTGATGGTCGCAGACGCGATCGTGCGCCTCCTGCCGGGCGTGCTGGGCGACCCCGCCAGCCACGAGGACGACAGCCACAGCGACGGCCTCCTCGGGTTCCCGCTCTACACTCGACCCCTGGAGTTCCGGGGCGAGAAGGTGCCCGCCGTCCTCACCAGTGGCCACCACGGTGAAATTGCCAAATGGCGGCGACAACAGAGCCTTATTAGGACTCGGGTCCTGCGGCCAGACCTTTTCTGCAAAGCGGGCCTAACCAAAGGCGACGTCGATCTGCTATATTCCGAACCCGCACATTCCGAGTCCCTTCAATCGGGCGAGGGAGCCATGAGCCATGAATAA
- the rplS gene encoding 50S ribosomal protein L19 translates to MNKQAILESVAKPYMKEELPDMRPGDTVKAHVKVREGGKERIQIFEGTVIAVRYGGIQKNVTVRKMSSGIGVERTFPVHSPMVDKFEVTRRGKVRRAKLYYLRDKVGKAARIEEKR, encoded by the coding sequence ATGAATAAGCAGGCTATTTTAGAGAGCGTCGCCAAGCCCTACATGAAGGAAGAGTTGCCGGACATGCGTCCTGGCGACACCGTCAAGGCCCACGTGAAAGTCCGCGAAGGCGGCAAAGAGCGCATCCAGATTTTCGAGGGCACCGTGATCGCCGTCCGCTATGGCGGCATCCAGAAGAACGTGACCGTGCGAAAGATGTCCAGCGGCATCGGCGTCGAGCGGACGTTCCCGGTCCACTCCCCCATGGTCGATAAGTTCGAAGTGACGCGACGCGGTAAGGTCCGCCGCGCCAAGCTTTACTATCTCCGCGACAAGGTCGGCAAAGCGGCGAGGATCGAGGAAAAGCGCTAG
- the lepB gene encoding signal peptidase I — protein MFGIESLLAQTQPSQTMAFVDRLARTPMSTVLVAAVVATVIRLAVYPYLTKTPIHLRQEGYRVVKFVNDAADAFVYAALIVFLLIRPFVLQTFQIPSGSMIDTLLINDFIVANKWVYRVSEPQRKDIIVFKPPRRALYPGQSDSDFIKRLIGLPGETIEWKGRKLYIDGKLTEEPYVDFTDPASQFTTPLSKERESEADVGDFKLIEVDGQVMPLMYDADAGLANAGGYLTVAKEYMATSVDQMKEWIATPAAKIPQGYYLFMGDNRNGSFDGRGWGLVPREDIIGKSEFIWMPVRRWGATR, from the coding sequence GTGTTCGGGATCGAGTCACTCCTCGCCCAAACCCAGCCTAGCCAGACCATGGCGTTCGTCGACCGGCTCGCTCGGACGCCCATGAGCACCGTGTTGGTCGCGGCCGTCGTCGCGACCGTCATCCGGCTCGCGGTCTATCCCTACCTCACCAAGACCCCGATCCACCTTCGCCAAGAGGGGTACCGCGTCGTCAAGTTCGTGAACGACGCCGCCGACGCCTTCGTCTATGCGGCCCTGATCGTCTTTTTGCTGATCCGGCCGTTCGTGCTGCAGACCTTCCAAATCCCGTCCGGGTCGATGATCGACACCCTGCTCATCAACGACTTCATCGTGGCGAACAAGTGGGTCTACCGCGTGAGCGAACCGCAACGCAAGGACATCATCGTCTTCAAACCGCCGAGGCGCGCCCTCTATCCGGGCCAGAGCGATTCGGACTTCATCAAGAGGCTGATCGGCCTTCCCGGCGAGACGATCGAGTGGAAAGGCAGGAAGCTCTACATCGACGGCAAACTCACCGAAGAGCCCTACGTGGACTTTACGGACCCCGCCTCGCAGTTCACGACGCCGCTCTCAAAGGAGCGGGAGTCCGAGGCCGACGTCGGAGACTTTAAGCTGATCGAGGTGGACGGCCAGGTGATGCCCCTGATGTACGACGCGGACGCGGGCCTGGCAAACGCGGGGGGCTACCTCACGGTCGCAAAGGAGTACATGGCGACGAGCGTCGACCAAATGAAGGAGTGGATCGCGACTCCCGCGGCCAAGATTCCGCAGGGCTATTACCTCTTCATGGGGGACAACCGGAACGGTTCTTTCGACGGCCGCGGCTGGGGGCTCGTCCCACGCGAGGACATCATCGGAAAGTCCGAGTTCATCTGGATGCCCGTCCGCCGCTGGGGCGCCACCCGCTAG